CCACTGCTCCGGTTCTGCAGGGCCCCATGCCGCACCGGCAAGGTGCAGCGGCTGACGCACGCCAGCCACGGTCAGATCACCGTCGCTGACAGCACTGTCGCGGATAAAGATGCGGCCCAGCTCAAAAACCCGGACCCGACTCTGCTGCCGTTTCTGGTTATATTGAATGTTTGCGATCAGGCCGCCGATCAGGCCCGAGCGCATGGCTTCGAGCTGACTGGCAATGGGATTGAGCAATACGATCGGGTCGGTATTGCCCATGTAATTGATTTCCCAGTCTTTCTGCACAAAACTGAAATTGACCACCTCCTGGTAGTCCAGCGCCGCCATAAGGTGGCGCAACTGGTGTTCGGAGCGATGTGTCTCCTTCGTAGGCAGCATTGTGGCCGATGTTTTCGGCGGATTGCTGGGAATATTCTCGAATCCGTAAATGCGGGCAACCTCTTCGATCAGGTCTTCTTCTATTTCCAGATCAAAGCGGAATGAAGGCGGAATAACGGAAAATACCCCGTCTTGTTCTGTAAATTGAAAATTCAGTTTGGTAAAGACGTCGCGCACGTGTACATCGGTAACCGGAATGCCCAGCACCTTGCGGCAACGGGCAAGACGCATGGCCACTGCGGGGCGTGCCGGTAGCGCAACACTTTGATCGCTGACCGGACCGGCCTTGCCACCACAGATTTCAAGAATCAGGCTGGAAATATACTCAATGTGCTCAACGACGTTCTGGAAATCCACGCCGCGCTCAAAACGGTGGCTGGCTTCGGAACTGAATTTGTAGCGGCGCGCGCGCCCGGCGATGGCATCAGGAAACCAGAAAGCGGCTTCCAGATAAATATCGGTTGTATCCAGGGAAACCGCGGTAGCCGCACCGCCCATAATGCCGGCCAGGCTTTCGATGGTCTCGCCAGCGGCGATCACGCCCACATCGGGCGCCAGTTCCACTGTCTGATCATTCAGCAGTGTCAGGCTTTCCCCTTCTTTTGCCCAGCGTACGGTAAGCCCGCCATTGATTTTGGCCAAATCAAACACATGGGTAGGTCGACCCAGTTCCAGCATGACGTAATTGGAAATATCCACCAGTGCCGAAACTGAACGCTGGCCAGCGCGTTCCAGACGGCTTTTCATCCAGTCGGGCGTGGCGGCACGGGCATTAACGCCGTGAATAATCCGACCCGCGAAACGACCGCACAGATCCGGCGCCTGGACAGTAACCGGCAGCGTATCCTGATGCGTGACGGCCACCGGCTTGCAAACCGGCTCGGTCAGTGCTGCACCAGTCAGCGCACGCACTTCACGCGCCACGCCCAGAATGGACAGGCAATCGGCACGATTGGGCGTGAGTTTGATTTCGAAAATGGTATCGTTCAAGTCCAGCGCGCTGCGAATATCCTGTCCGACTTTTGCGTCGGCGTCCAGCTCCAGCAAGCCGCCATGGTCCTGGGACAGGCCCAGTTCACGCGCAGAACATAGCATGCCGAACGAATCTTCACCGCGCATGCGCGCTTTGCTGATCTTGAAATCACCGGGAAGGACCGCACCGATCCGCGCCAGCGGCACTTTCAGCCCTTGGGCGGCGTTCGGTGCGCCACAGACAATCTGCAACGGCTCACCCGAGCCGTCATCCACGGTACAAATGCGCAGTTTGTCAGCATTGGGATGGGCACGCACAGCTGTGATGTGGGCCACGACAATCCCCGAAAATGGCGGTGCGACGGGCGCGGTCCCCTCAATCTCAAGACCGGCCATGGTCAGCATGTGCGCCAGCTCGTCGGTGGAAATCGATGGGTTAACGAAGGATCTTAACCAGGATTCAGGAAATAACATGATGTCTTTTTCTAGGTTCAAATAGGGAGTTAAAGCGTGAAAGTCAGCGATTGAACTGACGCAGGAAACGCAGGTCTCCCTCGTAGAACTGCCTCAGATCGTTCACGCCATAGCGCAACATCGTCAGGCGCTCAATGCCTGATCCGAACGCGAATCCGATGTATTTTTCGGGATCCAGTCCGAAATTGCGTACGACCTCCGGGTGCACCTGGCCTGAACCGGAAATTTCCAGCCAACGTCCCTGGTTGGGGCCGGAGGTGAACATCATGTCGATTTCTGCTGAGGGCTCGGTGAACGGGAAAAAAGAAGGACGAAACCGCACGCTCAGGTCGTCGGTTTCAAAAAAAGCTTTCAGAAAATTCGTATACACCCCTTTCAGATCGGCAAAAGAGATGTCTTCTGCAATCCACAGACCCTCGACCTGGTGAAACATGGGGGAATGGGTAGCGTCGCTGTCCACGCGATAAGTACGGCCCGGCGCAATCACTTTGATTGGCGGCTTGTGCATGCGGGCGTAACGCACCTGCATGGGACTGGTATGGGTGCGCAACAGAAAAGGCAAGCCCCCGGCGTCGTTCATATCCACGTAGAAAGTGTCCTGCATGGAGCGCGCAGGATGATTCTCCGGATTATTCAAGGCAGTAAAGTTGGTCCAGTCATTTTCGATTTCCGGGCCGTCGGCCACATCGAAACCGATGCTATGGAAAATTTCTTCAATACGCTGCCATGACTGGATGACTGGATGAACACCGCCCATGGAGCGGCCTCTGCCGGGCAAGGTGACATCAATGGTTTCCGCAGCAAGGCGCTGATTCAATTGATCACGCGCGAACTGTTCGCGACGCGCGTTGAGCAACGATTCAATTTGCTGCTTGACACGGTTGATGCGGGCGCCTTCGGCTTTCTTCTGATCAGGCGGCAGCTGTGCCAGCCCTTTCATAAAACCGGTTATAACCCCGTTTTTCCCAAGAAATTTTGCCTTTTCGTTTTCAAGCGAAGCCGAATCGGTTGCATGTTCGAATTTGTCTTTGGCCTGAAGAATCAGATCGTCCAGCGATTGCGTCATGAAATTACCATTCTTGAAATAACAAACGGGACCCGAAACGAGCCCCGTTTGTATACAGCACAAATTTAAATCGTCAGTGGATCAGGCGCCCAGGCAGATTTGGCCTGTTTGACAACGGCGGCAAAACCAGCCTTGTCGTGGACAGCCATATCGGCCAGAACCTTGCGGTCCAGTTCAATAGCGGCCTTTTTCAGTCCGGCGATAAATACACTGTAGGTCATGCCGTTTTCACGGACTGCCGCGTTGATACGCGTAATCCAAAGAGCACGGAATGTACGTTTCTTATTGCGACGGTCACGATATGCATACTGACCAGCACGCATGACAGCCTGTTTGGCAATACGGAACACATTGCCGCGGCGACCACGATAGCCTTTGGCTGCAGCAATAACTTTTTTGTGACGAGCACGTGCGGTAACACCGCGTTTTACGCGAGGCATAATCTAACTCCTATCAAGCAAAAGGCATCATGGCTTTTACTGAAGCCACGTTGGATTCGTGAACGGCTGTCGTGCCGCGCAGATGACGTTTGTTTTTCGTGGTTTTCTTTGTCAGAATGTGGCGTTTGAAAGCCTGACCACGCTTGATAGAACCGCTACCGCGTACGATAAAGCGCTTGGAAGCACTTTTCTTGGTTTTCATTTTGGGCATAACTGATACCTGCAAATGTGGATAAAAGGTGCCTAATAACCGTTTATTAAGACTTTGCTGACCCGTATCCGTTTTTCCCGTCACGATCCGCTCGAACGCCCGGTCAACTGTTCTATTTCCGGGTTACCCGGAAAACCAGCTCTCCGTGGCGCCTACGGCCTGCGGGAAACTATTGATTATACGATGATTTTTCTCCAACTGCCAGCAATTAAGTGAGCAAAACCGGAGAGAATTCGATCAATTGGCAATAAATGTGGTGACCAGGCGACGGATTATCCATCTATCGGTCCATTGCCTGCTCATTTTCAGGCTGCCCGCTCGGTGGCTAACGGGTCAATTGCTGGCGAAACGACATGGCTTCAGTCAAATCGGCTACGCGAATCTGACTGGCTTCTGCCATATCGGCGATCGTGCGGGCCACGCGCAGCACCCGGTGAACAGCTCTGGCAGACCACCCCCAATATCTGCCAGCCCTGGCCAGCAATTGCGCCGCTTCGGGATCAGTACAGCAGACCTGATCCATCAGATCCGGCGTCAGCAGCGCATTCAACCTGCCCTGGCGCTGCAACTGTCGTTCATGACAACGCATCACACGCTGTCGCACGACCGCGGAAGGCTCAGACGCGGGCAACTGCTGCCAACCCTGCTCCGGCGGTGTCAACTGCAACAGCATATCCATGCGATCCAGGAACGGCCCCGACAATCGGGCGCGGTAGCGTTCAATTTGTTCGGGCGTACAACGGCAGGATCGGTGTGTGCTGCCCAGGTAACCGCAGGGACATGGGTTCATGGCAGCAACCAGCTGAAAACGGCAAGGATAGCTTACCGAGCGATTGGCGCGAGCAATGTGGATTTCCCCGGTTTCCATGGGCTCGCGCAAGGCTTCCAGGACATGCCGCTGGAATTCGGGCAGCTCGTCCAGAAACAGAACGCCGTGATGGGCCAGGCTGATCTGGCCAGGCCGTGGATTGGCCCCGCCACCAATGAGCGCTGCCGCAGAGCTGGAATGATGCGGCGCACGCATCGGTACTTTTCGGGAAAATCGGGGCGTACGCTGCTGCAGGCTATGGATCGCCGCCACTTCTATGGCGGCATTTTCATCCAATGGCGGCAAGATTCCTGGCAATCGCTGCGCCAGCATACTTTTGCCTATGCCGGGTGGCCCCGACATCAGCAAGCCATGGCTGCCGCTGGCAGCTACCTCCAGCGCACGGCAGGCCACCTGCTGTCCGCGTACATCGGATAAACAAAGTTCAGGTGCCTCGTCGCCGCCCTGACACTGCGAGCTCTCGGGGCGTACCTGAGGTACCGTTTTGGCCGGTGCCAAGATTGCCGTTTCGTCCAGATGTTCAGCCACTTCCCGCAGTGTGCGAGCGCCTATGACCGTCAGGCCAGGCACGACGGCAGCCAGCCGGGCATTCTCAACAGGCAAAATAAGAGTGGGCTGGCCATCCGCGTTCTCGGCCCGCTCAGGTTGACCTGCCCTGGCCGTGGCAAGCGCAATTACCAGCGGCGCAGCTACGGATACCAGCGCACCGGTAAGTGACAATTCACCCGCAAAGACAATGCCGGGCAGTATCTGCCGAGCCATTTTGTCGGGCAAAACCAGTTGTCCCGAAGCCAGCAGCACGCCCAGCGCAATCGGCAGATCGAACCTGCCGGACTCTTTGGGAATGTCGGCTGGCGCCAGATTTGCAGTTAATCGTCCAGCCGGAAAAGTATAGCCACTACTTAAAATGGCCGAACGCACCCGCTCCCTGCTCTCGCGAACGCCGGCGTCCGGTAACCCGACAATGGTAAAGGACGGCAACCCCTGGGCGAGATGCACTTCAACAAACACTTCTGGCGCGTGCATACCGCAAAGCGCCCTGCTGGCCAACACTGCTAAGCTCATCTGATTCTCCTGAATGCACCAAGGCATTCTGGCAGAAAGCAGGCAAGGCCGCTGTTATTGCAGGATAGACTGATCTATGGTGAGAACTGACGGCTCCACTCTGTGTTACGCATAACCTACTGGAGCTGGTAGCCAACCTAACCCAATCCGGTCACCCTGGCCCACCCCATCAGCACCGAACCATACTGCCTGGCGCATAAGTCAGATGACGCGCTGGCAGCCCTAATAAAAAGTGACACCCAGTGGGCTACCGTCTATATTGTTAGCTTAGTCGACAACCGGGCCTGTATGGGTGCTTGTCGCAGACGGTGTAGTGATACCTGCTTTTTCCTCCAGCAGACGAACCCGGGACTCGAGCTCGAACAGACGTTCGCGCAATTTTGCCGATAAGGCAACCTGCACATCAAATTCTTCGCGAGTTACCAGATCCAGCCGGGAAAACCCCTGAGCCATGAATGCTTTCACATTCTTTTCTATATCTGCCGCCGGACTGTTCTTGATCAATTCCTGAATATTTTTCTGAAAATCTTCAAATAACTGATTCGATTTCATGATTGTGATTCCTGTATGCATACGGGCACCAGTGCCGCGTCCTGTTCTTCATATTGTACACATTTGCCATTGCAAACTTTGTGCGACACAAGCTTAAAGCAACGTTCCACGTTTAATACATTACACAGTACTTACCGTCGCACCTGACAGGACATAACCATAACCGGTAACCCCAAAAGGCGTGAGCGCCGGTTACAGGTAATCGTAGACAGTTACGCTCAGGCCATACGCTTGCTATTTTTTACGCACTTCACAGGCGGATCCGCACATTGTCCGCCCCAAAAGCATCAACCCGCCTATCGGCGGGTTGATGTAAACACGAGTTTATTGTGGTTTTGACTCTGTACCCGATTCTGTCGGCGTAGCAGGTGTACTTTCAGCGGGTGCCGTTTCAGTTGGCGTTGTTGTGGACGCGTCGCCAGCTGGCTGAGTTGCTTCTGAGGTTTTCTCTTTTACCGCTTCCATGGCATCAGAGGCGGCCTGTTTGGCTGACTCTGCCGCTTCTTTGGCAGATTGCATCGCGGTGTCGGCATATTCCTTAGCTGCATCAGCCGCGTTTGAACCCGCCTGTTTGGCCGATTCAAGGGCGCTGCTGGCCGCTTCCTTAGCTGACTCCATCGCATTACCGGCGGCTTCGCCCGCTTTATCTGCCGCGTCCTGGGTAGCGTCAGCCGCTTTGTTGGCGGACTCCGAAGCGGCCTCAGATGCTTTCTCGGCTGCAACTTTCGCCTCTTCAGCTGCCTTGTCAGCCGCCTGCTTGGCTTGATCAACCGCCGAGTCGGTTGCTGCAGGGGTCTGCGTGGTCTCTGCTGTATCAGAACTGTTATCACAACCAGCAATAAAGGCAGCGGCGGACAACATGGCTACAAGACTGAGTTTGGATACGTTCTTCAAAGCTTCACCTCTTCAATTGAAAATAGAATTTGTTTCACGATTTTACTGTAATTTCTCGGCCCGCATAAGCTGAATATCCTCTGAATCGCCAGGTAGCCATTCCTCCCTGTTACAAACCATGCACTAAGACAATGAACATCAGCACCGGTCCACGTACATATTGCAAGCTGAACAAACACCAATTCTTTTAATGCACCAATATCGCGCGTCAATGGGCGACCTTATGCAGTTATGCATCATTTGCGTGCTCCAACACCCGCTGCGCAGTTGCAAAAACTGGCACAACTATTGCTTTTATGAGGCCATGGACAATCGGTCCTTAAAGACAAATGTTATTTCTGGGAGAACATTGTGAAACTGATCACTGCCATTATCAAGCCATTCAAACTGGACGAGGTCCGCGCAGGCCTGGCTGACATCGGCATTCAAGGGCTGACCATTACAGAAGTCAAGGGGTTTGGCCGGCAGAAGGGTCATACTGAGCTATACCGTGGCGCAGAGTATGTTGTGGACTTCCTGCCCAAAATCAAGCTGGAGACAGCAGTCGCCGACGAACAGGTGGAACAGGCCATTGAAACCATTTGCCAGTCTGGCACCACCGGCAAAATCGGCGACGGAAAAATTTTCGTGACCGACCTGGAACAAGTCATCCGGATTCGCACCGGCGAAACCGGTAATGCGGCGCTGTAAGCCCGTCGCTCTCTATCACCTGTATTGAAAGGAAATTGAAAATGCAAAGCGCCGATTTAGTCTGGGTAAGCGTGTCCACCATTCTCGTGCTGTTTATGGTTGTTCCCGGTCTTGCCATGTTCTACGGTGGTCTGGTTCGCAGCAAGAACATTCTCTCGCTGATGAGCCAGGTCCTGGTTACCTTCGCCCTGGTCACGATTCTGTGGTTTGCCTATGGCTATTCCCTTGCCTTTTCTGGTGGGAATGCAATTTTTGGCGATCTGTCCAAGCTTTCCTGTCTGGCGTCATTGACCTGCCTGCCGACACCTATGCGCTGGCAGGCACTATTCCCGAACTGACGTTCGTTGCCTTCCAGGCAACCTTCGCCGGGATCACCTGCGCGCTCATCGTCGGCGGTTTTGCCGAACGTATCAAGTTCTCTGCTGTGCTTATCTTTATGGCGATATGGTTCACCTTTTCCTACATCCCTGTGGCCCATATGATCTGGGCCGAGAAAGGCCTGCTGTTCGGTGATGCGCTGGATTTTGCAGGGGGCACGGTA
Above is a window of Advenella kashmirensis WT001 DNA encoding:
- the pheS gene encoding phenylalanine--tRNA ligase subunit alpha, producing MTQSLDDLILQAKDKFEHATDSASLENEKAKFLGKNGVITGFMKGLAQLPPDQKKAEGARINRVKQQIESLLNARREQFARDQLNQRLAAETIDVTLPGRGRSMGGVHPVIQSWQRIEEIFHSIGFDVADGPEIENDWTNFTALNNPENHPARSMQDTFYVDMNDAGGLPFLLRTHTSPMQVRYARMHKPPIKVIAPGRTYRVDSDATHSPMFHQVEGLWIAEDISFADLKGVYTNFLKAFFETDDLSVRFRPSFFPFTEPSAEIDMMFTSGPNQGRWLEISGSGQVHPEVVRNFGLDPEKYIGFAFGSGIERLTMLRYGVNDLRQFYEGDLRFLRQFNR
- the rplT gene encoding 50S ribosomal protein L20; translated protein: MPRVKRGVTARARHKKVIAAAKGYRGRRGNVFRIAKQAVMRAGQYAYRDRRNKKRTFRALWITRINAAVRENGMTYSVFIAGLKKAAIELDRKVLADMAVHDKAGFAAVVKQAKSAWAPDPLTI
- the rpmI gene encoding 50S ribosomal protein L35, which encodes MPKMKTKKSASKRFIVRGSGSIKRGQAFKRHILTKKTTKNKRHLRGTTAVHESNVASVKAMMPFA
- a CDS encoding YifB family Mg chelatase-like AAA ATPase, which encodes MSLAVLASRALCGMHAPEVFVEVHLAQGLPSFTIVGLPDAGVRESRERVRSAILSSGYTFPAGRLTANLAPADIPKESGRFDLPIALGVLLASGQLVLPDKMARQILPGIVFAGELSLTGALVSVAAPLVIALATARAGQPERAENADGQPTLILPVENARLAAVVPGLTVIGARTLREVAEHLDETAILAPAKTVPQVRPESSQCQGGDEAPELCLSDVRGQQVACRALEVAASGSHGLLMSGPPGIGKSMLAQRLPGILPPLDENAAIEVAAIHSLQQRTPRFSRKVPMRAPHHSSSAAALIGGGANPRPGQISLAHHGVLFLDELPEFQRHVLEALREPMETGEIHIARANRSVSYPCRFQLVAAMNPCPCGYLGSTHRSCRCTPEQIERYRARLSGPFLDRMDMLLQLTPPEQGWQQLPASEPSAVVRQRVMRCHERQLQRQGRLNALLTPDLMDQVCCTDPEAAQLLARAGRYWGWSARAVHRVLRVARTIADMAEASQIRVADLTEAMSFRQQLTR
- a CDS encoding accessory factor UbiK family protein — encoded protein: MKSNQLFEDFQKNIQELIKNSPAADIEKNVKAFMAQGFSRLDLVTREEFDVQVALSAKLRERLFELESRVRLLEEKAGITTPSATSTHTGPVVD
- a CDS encoding putative cytochrome c5 — translated: MKNVSKLSLVAMLSAAAFIAGCDNSSDTAETTQTPAATDSAVDQAKQAADKAAEEAKVAAEKASEAASESANKAADATQDAADKAGEAAGNAMESAKEAASSALESAKQAGSNAADAAKEYADTAMQSAKEAAESAKQAASDAMEAVKEKTSEATQPAGDASTTTPTETAPAESTPATPTESGTESKPQ
- the glnK gene encoding P-II family nitrogen regulator, with protein sequence MKLITAIIKPFKLDEVRAGLADIGIQGLTITEVKGFGRQKGHTELYRGAEYVVDFLPKIKLETAVADEQVEQAIETICQSGTTGKIGDGKIFVTDLEQVIRIRTGETGNAAL